Within the Cyanobacteria bacterium GSL.Bin1 genome, the region GCCCAAATAACAGATCCAAACGACAACAAAGCCGGTACTGGCTAAAATTGCGGGTCGTCTGCCTTGCCATCCTTTAGTAATTCTCGCATGGAGATAAGCCGCAAAAACGAGCCAAGTAATCAATGCCCACGTCTCTTTAGGATCCCAACTCCAGTATGACCCCCAGGCTTCATTTGCCCAAACTGCACCGGCAATAATCCCAATGGTGAGTAGGGGGAATCCTAGACCAATCACACGATAGCTCAAGTTATCTAACGTTTGTGCTAAGTTGAGTCGTTGTGGGGATAGCTGGGTTTGGTTACTTGTTTGTGATCGATCTAGAACAGCGGTTTGGGTGTTACTTGAACTGGATGTTGCGGTCGCGGTGGCAAATTCGGTTTGACTTTTGATCGCACGGAGGCGCTCATTTCCCGTACCGTAGGAACTGCCTTGAAGTTGCACTGAATTACCTTTGGTCACGATTAAAAACGCGATCGCGAGGAGAGAACCGACCATCAGTGTGGCATAACTTAACATCATGACACTCACGTGCATCATTAGCCAATTGGACTTTAAAGCGGGCACTAAAGGCTCAGCCGACTGCATTTCCGGTGGCAAACTCAAGGCGGCAAACGCCGTAATTCCCATTGCCAAGGGCGCACTAAAAATCCCAAGAAGACGATTTTGAGTACTCAACTCCACGACTAAATGAACCGCTGTCACTCCCCAAGCTAAGAAAAAGAGAGATTCATACAAATTACTAATGGGAAAATAGCCCGCTTCGATCCACCGCGCACCGAGTAAACCCGCAATACAGAAGTTCCCGATTGCCATTCCTGCTGTGCCTAAGGGGTGAAGAAATGACAGGTTACGGAAAGCCGTGCCTACCCAATAAGTCAGCATGGTCAGGAAAAGCACTAAAAAAGAAAGATTATCCAGTTGATGTTGTAGCGCAATTAAATCCATTATGATTTTTAGTTAAAAAGCTTTTTCGCATTCTCCAGTATCCCATTTTAGCTGTAGCGTAAATAACAATGACGGAAATTAATAATCTAATTCAGCAATGGCAGCGTAAAATCGAACGTGCCAACCAAAACAATATCTTCTGTCACTGTCGAGACTGTGGCCAAGAGTGGGTGGACTCTCAAGAAGAGGTGACCTGTAGCAAGTGTGGTAGCAACAACTTAGAACAAATTCGCTGTTGGCAGTTTCCAGATGATTAATGATGACTATCCCTGTTCTGTCAGTCTCCGAACAGAAAAATCAATTCAATTTTCCGAAGCCTTTTCTGATTGCGCGATCGCGCGTACTTTTCTTCAGATCAATTGGCTCAAACCCTCAAGGGGGTAAAAATGTTATAGTCAAAGTCCAGATTGTCCAGAATATGGTCATTCGACTTGATTTTCTTCATCAGAGAAATCGGAAAGTGACAGAAGCGGGCTATAGCAATTAGGCGTCGGTTGTGAGACACAAATTCTAGTCTAAGGGAATAGGGAATCAAAAATTATCCTAAGAAGTAACTAATCAAGAACGGGGAAAATTAACGATTCAATCTTATCACTACTTCGAAAGGACTACCTTTTCCTTAATAGCGAGAGGCTTGACAGCGATAAAAAATTGAACATCAGGCTTTTTGGTCAATCATCTCTCTCAGGGTTTTTGAAAAATGGGATTAGATCAGCCTGATGTCGGTAGCGCTCAAAGTCGGAATGTTTTCTAGGGTGGCGAAGTGTTCTCCCTCCCCCCATCCCTCCTCGGAACCATTTTGATTATAGAAGAGATTGCCGGTACCACGACTGTAGGTGATCAAAGCTTTGCTAATCGCAGCAAGATTATCATTAGCAACTACTTCAAACTCATTAGGATCGATTAAATTATCTAGGGTTGCACTCAGGCTGGTAAAAGTATTCTGGCTCAGGATGATCTGATCTGTGTTGACGGTTAGATCGGTAATTAAATCCACACCCACTTGATCAGAGTTAAAGGCTTCGGACGTTTCATAAATAAATTCATCGATGCCAAACCCCCCTGTGAGAATATCATCTCCCGAACCGCCTAAAAGTTCATCGTTGCCATTGCTGGCTCTAAGAATATCATCTCCCGAACCGCCTGCGAGTCGGTCATCACCATTACTCGCTTTAAGGATATCATCCCCCGAACCGCCTAAAAGTTCATCGTCACCATTACTGGCACTGAGGATATCATCTCCTGAACCCCCTTCAAGTCGGTCATTTCCATTACCGGCATAGATAGTATCATTACCCAATCCCGCTAAGATCGTATCATTTCCATTTTGGCTAAACAAACGGTCATCACCCAAACTTCCGTAATACTCTTCATCTTGTTGGCTGCCGAACCAAAGGTCATCCCAGATTGTACCGTAGGTAAAATCTAAGCCGAGATTACCGAGCAAAGTGTCTCCCAACCACGCAACAGCTGTTTCATTAACTTTAAGGAGGGTGAGATCAATGTCATTGTCAAAAGTACGTTCATAAGTGCCTAGGGGGGTACTAGAAATAAAGTCAATTTCGTTGTTGCCATCAACATCCTTCAAAGTAGCATCATCATTTAGGGTAAAGTGATCGCTAAAATTAATGTCTAAATTGCCAATTTGCTCAGAGGTAATTAAGTCTGCCCCAAAGGTGGCGTAATCTAATAATTTAATATGATTGATATCGGAAGTATCTAGAAGCAAGAACCCCAGGTTTAACTGAGCTTGGTTATATTCGGCATCAGGGTTTTCAATTTCTTTCGCTTCTAAGAATAAATCTCCTGAAAAATCGAAAGAAAAAATGTCTCCTGCTTCGACCGAGAAGCTAGCAACAATTTGGGTTTCGCTAGCAGCACTGCCGGCAAAAGCGCCTTCTGTACTAGCACCCGTACTTTGACTAATCAGCTCTGATAAACCCGAATTAGCAAAAAAAGCTTCAGCCTCAGCTTCAGCAATGGTTTCATCCGTTTCAGCTAGGGTATCGGCAAAGGCATCCACACTCGTGCGAGAAGGCTCGTGGCTATAGTCGAAAAAGATAATATCGCCGAGGGCGTCAACAAAATTATTAAGCATATCTTGTTCTTTTCGATGATTGTATTCATAACGCGACTCAATAGAGCTAAAACGAAGAATAGAAGAAATGTTTAGAGCAATGTTGCCAAATTGTCAAAACTAACGGCGACCCGAACCCAAGCAATACTTCTCGTTTAACAAGTTTGGCTTTTTCGGTGAGGTTCAAGGTTAAGGGGACAAGGTTCAAGGGATATATCCCTTGAACCTTTGCCCTTTCTCATTTCCCCAGCGCGTAGCGCTAGATCCCTTTCTCCTTTACCCTTTTCAATCCCTACTAATCAATGAAGAAGCTTAACCGAGAAGTATTAGGGAAGAAGGAGGTTACAGATTGAGTTGCTGATGGGCCAGATTATAGTAGAGTCCTTCTTGTGCCATCAATTCTTGGTGAGTGCCTTGTTCAACCAAAAGACCTCGATCGAGCACGATAATAAAGTCAGCATTGCGCACGGTTGAGAGTCGATGGGCAATGATAAACGTGGTACGATCGCGACTGACCCGTTCCAGATTACGCTGAAATCGTCTTTCTGCTTCCGCATCAAGAGAACTGGTTGCTTCATCCAAAATCAGGATGCGCGGATTTCCCAACAAAGCACGCGCGATCGCGATCCGCTGTCGCTGTCCGCCTGAGAGATTGGTGCCTCGTTCCCCAACTTTTGTATTGTACCCAAGGGGCATCGCTTGAATAAAAGCATGGGCTTCTGCCAGCTTAGCCACTTCAATCGCTTGCTCTAAGGTGAATTCCGGTCGGTAGAGGGTAATATTTTCGAGGATGCTCCCTGAGAACAAGAAGCACTCTTGAGGGACGACGCCCAATTGCGAACGCAGGGAGTGCGTTTCCACGTGCCGGATATCATGATCATCAACCCAGAGGTAGCCACTGGTCGGATAGTACAAGCCCTGGAGCAATTTGACCAAAGTCGACTTTCCGGAACCGCTGCGACCGACAATAGCCACTGTCTGTCCAGCTTGCACGGTAAAGGAAATATTCTGGAGGGCGTTATGCTCTTCTTCGGTATCGTAGCGAAAGGTCACGTTTTCAAAACGCACGTCCCCCTGTAAGGTGGGTAAAACGAGTTTTGAAACTCCCACTGGATCTTCGGGTTCGGTTTCAAAGACATCATTCAGTCTTTCAACGGAGATTAGTACTTCTTGCAGTTCATCCCAAAGACCGGCTAAGGCAAGGACAGGACTGATGATTTGACCTTTCATCAT harbors:
- the ccsB gene encoding c-type cytochrome biogenesis protein CcsB, encoding MDLIALQHQLDNLSFLVLFLTMLTYWVGTAFRNLSFLHPLGTAGMAIGNFCIAGLLGARWIEAGYFPISNLYESLFFLAWGVTAVHLVVELSTQNRLLGIFSAPLAMGITAFAALSLPPEMQSAEPLVPALKSNWLMMHVSVMMLSYATLMVGSLLAIAFLIVTKGNSVQLQGSSYGTGNERLRAIKSQTEFATATATSSSSNTQTAVLDRSQTSNQTQLSPQRLNLAQTLDNLSYRVIGLGFPLLTIGIIAGAVWANEAWGSYWSWDPKETWALITWLVFAAYLHARITKGWQGRRPAILASTGFVVVWICYLGVNLLGKGLHSYGWFF